From the genome of Hymenobacter sp. PAMC 26628, one region includes:
- a CDS encoding DEAD/DEAH box helicase, which produces MEYRWFWDEFRSFMRGDSEVGGSDGGLYLTNIQQLYERAPAPSALPGPLAALLGAGPLPTLGASASGADDFLGRIEARPGPVLVLNDEAHHTHDEDSEWNQTIRRLHARRPVALQLDVSATPRFNSGALFPWTVSDYPLRQAIIDRLVKRPLKGLSHIQEVNSDIASVRYEGFLIVGVERWREYREQLTPLDKKPVLFVMMNSTKEADDVADWLQRKYPADFGGNRTLTIHTKEKGAQVDEITEKDLDAARKAAREIDDNQSPVNAVVSVLMLHEGWDVQNATVVVGLRPYTSKANILPEQAIGRGLRLMFRNLTQNSFTERVDIIGNKKFLEFIDVLEKEENLKFDTFEVGKDKLRIVTIEPMPEKVAADIGIPDLSPLLVRKKSLMDEIAAIDVSKFPPSRINLVSCRVK; this is translated from the coding sequence ATGGAATACCGCTGGTTCTGGGATGAGTTTCGGAGTTTCATGCGCGGCGATTCCGAAGTTGGTGGTTCTGACGGTGGCTTGTACCTCACCAACATTCAGCAGCTGTATGAGCGTGCCCCGGCCCCATCGGCACTGCCCGGCCCGCTGGCGGCGCTGCTGGGTGCTGGGCCGCTGCCTACGCTGGGAGCCAGCGCTAGCGGCGCCGATGACTTTCTGGGCCGCATTGAGGCCCGCCCCGGCCCGGTGCTGGTGCTCAACGACGAGGCCCACCACACCCACGACGAAGACAGCGAGTGGAACCAGACCATCCGACGGCTCCACGCCCGCCGCCCGGTGGCCTTGCAACTCGACGTATCGGCCACGCCCCGCTTCAACAGTGGCGCGCTATTTCCGTGGACTGTTTCGGATTACCCCTTGCGCCAAGCCATTATTGACCGGCTCGTAAAACGGCCCCTCAAGGGGTTATCGCACATTCAGGAAGTCAACTCCGACATTGCCAGCGTCCGCTACGAGGGTTTCCTGATTGTTGGCGTAGAGCGCTGGCGTGAATACCGCGAGCAGCTTACGCCGCTAGACAAAAAGCCGGTGCTGTTCGTAATGATGAACAGCACCAAGGAAGCCGACGACGTAGCCGACTGGTTGCAGCGAAAATACCCGGCCGACTTTGGCGGCAACCGAACGCTAACCATCCATACCAAGGAAAAAGGCGCTCAAGTTGACGAAATCACGGAAAAGGACCTGGATGCCGCCCGCAAGGCTGCCCGCGAAATCGACGACAACCAGTCGCCGGTCAACGCCGTGGTATCGGTGCTGATGCTGCACGAAGGCTGGGACGTGCAAAACGCAACCGTAGTCGTGGGCCTGCGCCCCTACACCTCCAAGGCCAACATCCTGCCGGAACAAGCCATTGGGCGCGGCCTGCGCCTGATGTTCCGCAACCTGACGCAGAACAGCTTTACGGAGCGCGTTGATATTATCGGCAACAAGAAGTTTCTGGAATTTATCGACGTGCTGGAGAAAGAAGAAAATCTGAAGTTTGACACCTTCGAGGTTGGTAAGGACAAGCTGCGGATTGTCACCATTGAGCCGATGCCCGAAAAAGTCGCCGCCGACATTGGTATTCCCGACTTAAGCCCGCTGCTGGTGCGCAAAAAGTCGCTGATGGACGAAATAGCCGCTATCGACGTGAGCAAATTCCCCCCTAGTAGGATAAATCTAGTATCTTGTCGGGTAAAATGA
- a CDS encoding restriction endonuclease, with protein sequence MRPLVVEAKEPELLHQARPLSSIAPFPTSRKLLESSRTIFNYVVCDNEFELAFARFLDQAPDVAAFAKLPETFGFYIAYTDTRSNLRHYYPDFIVRQPDGTHWVVETKGREDIDVARKDEAARAWCQRATELTEVQWKYLKVMQTEFERMQPDDFEDLLANSPGLFD encoded by the coding sequence TTGCGCCCGTTGGTAGTAGAAGCCAAGGAGCCGGAACTACTACATCAAGCCCGCCCGCTGTCCAGCATTGCACCCTTCCCCACTTCACGCAAGCTGCTGGAATCGTCGCGCACGATATTCAACTACGTGGTTTGCGACAATGAATTTGAGTTGGCCTTCGCCCGCTTCCTCGACCAGGCCCCCGACGTAGCCGCCTTCGCCAAACTCCCCGAAACCTTCGGCTTTTACATCGCCTACACCGACACCCGCAGTAACCTGCGCCACTACTACCCCGATTTTATCGTGCGCCAGCCCGACGGAACCCATTGGGTAGTAGAAACCAAAGGCCGCGAGGACATAGACGTAGCCCGCAAGGACGAAGCCGCCCGCGCTTGGTGCCAGCGCGCTACCGAACTAACCGAAGTGCAGTGGAAGTATTTAAAAGTGATGCAAACCGAGTTCGAACGAATGCAGCCCGACGACTTCGAGGATTTATTGGCTAACAGTCCAGGCTTATTTGATTAG
- a CDS encoding RNA polymerase sigma factor: MPLFASSAPRVPRPLAGHDDAALVQALGGSGGEAAFAEIYERYWYELYAAAYRKLGTAELAEEVVHDVLAALWQRRAQLAVEHLKSYLLGAARFRTIDALRARLAYAHYLDHQRGHAPEADSSTENALAASDLSAALLAGLRQLPAHTQAVFRLSRFEHHSVPEIASRLNLSPKTVEYHLTRALKLLRVSLRDFVLLALWWCW, from the coding sequence ATGCCCTTGTTTGCTTCGTCTGCGCCCCGCGTGCCCCGGCCTTTGGCTGGCCACGACGACGCGGCCTTGGTGCAAGCGCTCGGCGGCAGCGGCGGCGAGGCGGCCTTTGCGGAGATATACGAGCGGTATTGGTACGAGCTTTACGCCGCTGCCTACCGCAAGCTGGGGACTGCCGAGCTGGCCGAAGAAGTAGTGCACGACGTGCTGGCCGCCCTGTGGCAGCGGCGGGCCCAACTAGCCGTCGAGCACCTGAAAAGCTACCTGCTGGGCGCAGCCCGCTTCCGTACCATCGACGCCCTGCGCGCCCGCCTGGCCTACGCTCATTACCTCGACCACCAGCGCGGCCACGCCCCCGAAGCCGACAGCAGCACCGAAAATGCGTTGGCCGCCAGCGATTTATCGGCCGCCCTGCTGGCCGGCCTGCGCCAACTACCCGCCCACACCCAGGCCGTGTTCCGGCTCAGCCGCTTCGAGCACCACTCGGTGCCGGAAATCGCCAGTCGCCTCAACCTCTCGCCCAAGACCGTGGAGTATCACCTCACCCGGGCCCTTAAGCTGCTGCGCGTGAGCCTGCGCGACTTTGTGCTGCTGGCGCTGTGGTGGTGCTGGTAG
- a CDS encoding helix-turn-helix domain-containing protein: MAKYYVLALRAEEQASLTELVQQRRVASARLVRAQCLLAVATNGLNWSDTQTSQAYGVSTRTLERLRQRACEAGVEAALLGQPRQQWPASKYTGEVEAHLAAAACSTPPEGYAHWTLRLLAAHLVTLQVLPEASPAMVGRVLKKMRYSPGSDRCG; the protein is encoded by the coding sequence ATGGCGAAGTATTATGTCTTAGCGCTGAGGGCCGAAGAACAGGCCTCGCTAACGGAACTCGTGCAGCAGCGGCGCGTGGCCAGCGCCCGGCTTGTGCGGGCTCAGTGCCTGTTGGCCGTAGCTACAAACGGCTTGAACTGGAGCGACACCCAGACTAGCCAAGCCTACGGCGTGAGTACGCGCACCCTGGAGCGCCTGCGCCAACGCGCCTGCGAGGCGGGCGTGGAGGCCGCCCTGCTGGGGCAGCCCCGCCAGCAGTGGCCGGCCAGTAAGTACACCGGGGAGGTGGAGGCGCACCTGGCCGCGGCGGCCTGCTCCACCCCGCCCGAAGGGTACGCCCACTGGACATTGCGCTTGTTGGCCGCTCACCTGGTCACGCTGCAGGTGCTGCCCGAGGCCAGCCCGGCGATGGTGGGGCGGGTACTAAAAAAAATGCGTTACAGCCCTGGAAGCGACAGATGTGGGTGA
- a CDS encoding metallophosphoesterase: MKAFIRVLGLLIVLVAGRPAAGWAQIEEIGEAGESPNNPLHPKPNYRRGAVGWEKTTPPDTTHLRYSVFLIGDVGNPVLPANGGEPSLNFLRKQIMQAGARSTTIFLGDNIYNQGMPPVGAVDRRTAEGRITAQLDVLKGYQGEKYMTPGNHDWIQGTRNGLAQVNREQEFTESYLKKDSTAFSYTGDFLLPRDGCPGPYEVRVQDNLVLIFLNSQWFLTPAELRPANGFCNISSDADIYAQVEDIIARNQDKHIMVVAHHPLYSDGIHGGYFTLADHIFPLSIVFKYAFVPLPVIGSIYPWARKYGGISQDLSYPAYQAYKKGLTDIFAKYPNIIYSNGHEHNLQYFKENNTHYITSGSGCKTQHVKPGDGGGALFSDKEKGFARVNYYDNGEVWSEFLVPNGTGETAHQVFRTRLYTTGAGGAIAAVPAQALSKHHKKKKKKDRDDDDEPAQAVWPLPAKRPAFGADSLRTVAVNPAYNQHGKFHNWLLGQHYRAEWAAPVAFPVLDLAREQGGLTPYKTGGGKQTASLKLRNEAGHGFTLRTLDKDPAAVLPEALRTGLAKAVLQDQVSAQHPYASFVLPPLGTAAGILHTNPVPRYIPADPLLGQYFPQFANKAVALEEDAKDNQSNVASLDFAKKLVDTEKMLGRLLDDNDNRVDEVAFARSRLFDMWIGDWDRHEDQWRWSEQKNKDGNRTYVAVPKDRDIAFFKGDGVLPYLASRKFAVRNFQNFGYDYADYKGLNQTALSNDRTFMSGVSREQWVEQAEYLKAHLTDEVIEKAFRDKWPAAIYALHGAEIVAKLKSRRALLPDVAGKYADLLANIVEVRGSRKNEKFTVDRRPDGKTHVLVQKISKKGNLSTIYDRTLDVKVTDELRLYGIAGQDVYVVRGDVRKAIKLRIIGGTGRDSIIDRSHVAGIRHRTQVYDADTGNVVLTGSEARLRLEPGVDVSRYDHPKRFDLKDYRLNYTGPAVFFGYNIDDGLLLGGGVTHRRYGFRRDPFGSEQTLTANFAPAREAYNLRYAGQFTRVFGHTDLHVAAQYYGPQLLYNFFGLGNDSRNLAVRPPDQPQPTNFTVNNSYRVRFNRLYVAPTFERHIFNFIKVGLGPQYDQFRVETDPIGQVIQDSIGAGNDNRRFGVRSSDFKSNQYLGGLFYFNIDAVSEEKDPRIGLRWHNEAQYNWQLNSEKLTYGRLSSEISAYLTPSFPFRLTYAGRVGVQHNLGDYRFYQANTLGGTTNLRGYRRTRYAGRTALYGNFEARLQLFSFNAYIFPGKLGVLGLADAGRVYSDVDVRKGLNAFHTGFGGGVYVDVLKQAVVNVTYSVGEEKLVFVGFDFLF; the protein is encoded by the coding sequence ATGAAGGCATTTATACGCGTTTTGGGGCTATTGATTGTATTAGTGGCGGGGCGTCCCGCGGCGGGGTGGGCCCAAATTGAAGAAATCGGGGAAGCCGGCGAATCGCCCAACAACCCGCTGCACCCCAAGCCCAACTACCGCCGCGGGGCCGTGGGCTGGGAAAAAACCACGCCCCCCGACACCACGCACCTCCGCTACTCGGTGTTCCTAATTGGCGACGTGGGCAACCCCGTGCTGCCGGCCAACGGCGGCGAGCCGTCGCTGAACTTCCTGCGCAAGCAAATTATGCAGGCCGGGGCCCGGAGCACCACCATTTTCCTCGGCGACAACATATATAACCAGGGCATGCCGCCGGTGGGAGCCGTGGACCGCCGCACCGCCGAGGGCCGCATCACGGCCCAGCTCGACGTGCTGAAGGGCTACCAGGGCGAGAAGTACATGACGCCCGGCAACCACGACTGGATCCAGGGCACGCGCAACGGCCTGGCCCAGGTGAACCGCGAGCAGGAATTCACGGAGAGCTACCTGAAGAAAGACTCGACGGCCTTCAGCTACACGGGCGACTTTTTGCTGCCCCGCGACGGCTGCCCGGGGCCCTACGAGGTGCGGGTGCAAGACAACCTAGTGCTGATTTTCCTGAACTCGCAGTGGTTCCTGACGCCGGCCGAGCTCCGGCCCGCCAACGGCTTCTGCAACATCTCGTCCGACGCCGATATCTACGCCCAAGTGGAAGACATCATCGCCCGCAACCAAGACAAGCACATCATGGTGGTGGCCCACCACCCGCTGTACTCCGACGGCATCCACGGCGGCTACTTCACGCTGGCCGACCATATTTTCCCGCTCAGCATCGTCTTCAAGTACGCCTTTGTGCCGCTGCCGGTCATCGGCTCCATCTACCCCTGGGCCCGCAAGTACGGCGGCATCAGCCAAGACCTCTCCTACCCGGCCTACCAAGCGTACAAGAAAGGCCTGACCGATATCTTCGCCAAGTACCCGAACATTATTTACTCCAACGGGCACGAGCACAACCTCCAGTATTTCAAGGAGAACAACACGCACTACATCACCAGCGGCTCGGGCTGCAAAACCCAGCACGTGAAGCCCGGCGACGGCGGCGGGGCCCTGTTTTCCGACAAAGAGAAGGGCTTCGCGCGGGTGAATTACTACGACAACGGGGAGGTGTGGAGCGAGTTTCTAGTGCCCAACGGCACCGGCGAAACTGCCCACCAGGTGTTCCGCACCCGCCTCTACACCACCGGCGCCGGCGGGGCCATTGCGGCCGTGCCGGCCCAGGCTTTGAGCAAGCACCACAAGAAGAAAAAGAAGAAGGACCGCGACGACGACGACGAGCCCGCACAGGCCGTGTGGCCCCTACCGGCCAAGCGCCCCGCCTTCGGGGCCGACAGCTTGCGCACGGTGGCCGTGAACCCGGCCTACAACCAGCACGGCAAGTTCCACAACTGGCTGCTGGGCCAGCACTACCGCGCCGAGTGGGCCGCGCCGGTGGCGTTTCCGGTGCTCGACCTGGCCCGCGAGCAAGGGGGCCTCACGCCCTACAAAACCGGCGGCGGCAAGCAAACCGCCTCGCTGAAGCTGCGCAACGAGGCCGGCCACGGCTTCACGCTGCGCACCCTCGACAAGGACCCCGCCGCGGTGCTGCCCGAGGCCCTGCGCACGGGCCTGGCCAAGGCCGTGCTCCAAGACCAGGTGTCGGCGCAGCACCCCTACGCCTCGTTTGTGCTGCCGCCGCTGGGCACGGCGGCCGGCATTTTGCACACCAACCCGGTGCCGCGCTACATCCCCGCCGACCCGCTGCTGGGCCAGTACTTTCCGCAGTTTGCCAACAAGGCCGTGGCCCTGGAGGAAGACGCCAAGGACAACCAAAGCAACGTGGCCAGCCTGGACTTCGCCAAGAAGCTGGTGGACACGGAGAAGATGCTGGGCCGCTTGCTCGACGACAACGACAACCGCGTGGACGAGGTAGCCTTTGCCCGCTCGCGTTTGTTCGATATGTGGATTGGCGACTGGGACCGCCACGAGGACCAGTGGCGCTGGAGCGAACAGAAAAATAAGGATGGCAACCGCACCTACGTGGCCGTGCCCAAAGACCGCGACATCGCCTTCTTCAAAGGCGACGGCGTGCTGCCCTACCTGGCCAGCCGCAAGTTTGCGGTGCGCAACTTCCAGAACTTCGGCTACGATTACGCCGACTACAAAGGCCTGAACCAGACGGCCCTCAGCAACGACCGCACTTTCATGAGCGGCGTGAGCCGGGAGCAGTGGGTGGAGCAGGCCGAGTACCTGAAGGCCCACCTCACCGACGAGGTAATTGAAAAGGCGTTCCGCGACAAATGGCCGGCCGCGATTTATGCCCTGCACGGGGCCGAGATTGTGGCCAAGCTGAAAAGCCGCCGGGCCCTGCTGCCCGACGTGGCCGGCAAGTACGCCGACCTGCTGGCCAACATCGTGGAGGTGCGTGGCTCGCGGAAAAACGAGAAGTTCACGGTGGACCGCCGGCCCGACGGCAAAACCCACGTGCTGGTGCAAAAAATCAGCAAAAAGGGTAACCTGAGCACGATTTACGACCGCACGCTCGACGTGAAGGTGACCGATGAGCTGCGCCTCTACGGCATTGCCGGTCAGGACGTGTACGTGGTGCGCGGCGACGTGCGCAAGGCCATCAAGCTGCGCATCATCGGCGGCACGGGACGCGACTCCATCATTGACCGCTCGCACGTGGCCGGCATCCGCCACCGCACCCAGGTGTACGACGCCGACACGGGCAACGTGGTGCTGACCGGCTCCGAAGCCCGCCTGCGCCTGGAGCCGGGCGTGGACGTGAGCCGCTACGACCACCCCAAGCGCTTCGACCTCAAGGATTACCGCCTGAATTACACCGGCCCGGCCGTGTTTTTTGGCTACAACATCGACGACGGCCTGCTGCTGGGCGGCGGCGTCACGCACCGGCGCTACGGCTTCCGCCGCGACCCGTTCGGCTCGGAGCAGACCCTGACGGCCAACTTCGCCCCGGCCCGCGAGGCCTACAACCTGCGCTACGCGGGCCAGTTCACCCGCGTGTTTGGCCACACCGATCTGCACGTGGCGGCGCAGTACTACGGGCCCCAGCTGCTCTACAACTTCTTCGGGCTCGGCAACGACTCGCGCAACCTCGCGGTGCGCCCCCCCGACCAGCCCCAGCCCACCAACTTCACCGTCAACAACTCGTACCGGGTGCGCTTCAACCGCCTCTACGTGGCCCCGACCTTCGAGCGCCACATTTTTAACTTTATCAAAGTGGGCCTGGGGCCCCAGTACGATCAGTTTCGGGTCGAAACCGACCCCATTGGGCAGGTGATACAGGACAGCATCGGGGCGGGCAACGATAACCGTCGCTTTGGCGTGCGTTCCTCCGATTTCAAATCCAACCAGTACCTGGGCGGGCTGTTCTACTTCAACATCGACGCCGTGTCGGAGGAGAAGGACCCGCGCATCGGCCTGCGCTGGCACAACGAGGCCCAGTACAACTGGCAGCTCAACAGCGAAAAGCTCACCTACGGCCGCCTCAGCTCGGAAATTAGCGCCTACCTCACGCCCAGCTTTCCGTTCCGCCTCACCTACGCCGGGCGCGTGGGCGTGCAGCACAACCTGGGCGATTACCGCTTCTACCAGGCCAACACGCTGGGCGGCACCACCAACCTGCGCGGCTACCGGCGTACCCGCTACGCCGGCCGCACGGCCCTCTACGGCAACTTCGAGGCCCGCTTGCAGCTCTTCAGCTTCAATGCTTACATCTTCCCCGGCAAGCTCGGCGTGCTGGGCCTGGCCGACGCCGGCCGCGTGTATTCCGACGTGGACGTGCGCAAGGGCCTCAACGCCTTCCACACCGGCTTCGGCGGCGGCGTGTACGTGGACGTGCTCAAGCAAGCCGTCGTGAACGTGACGTACTCAGTAGGCGAGGAGAAGCTGGTGTTTGTAGGGTTCGACTTTCTGTTTTGA
- a CDS encoding FecR family protein produces MTDPTLQALLHRYRDGTCTPAETRAVEDWYAAQPDGPEPSLAVAEREALRCRLWQRLRPAPVTLGQRTAGALAGGRWLAAAAVAAGLGVGSGLLGPRPGPQQAPGAWEVRYNGTARTQAVQLPDGSNVTIQPTSRLRYRAGFAGGQRAVYLRGEAFFRVAHDVAHPFRVLTADLETRVLGTSFTVRAYPQQAETVVQVRTGRVQVQPLRPVPAIASAQDVAPARAAGALVLLPNQQAVYAPARQRLRRELVPQPAQLAPQPFAYDNRPVAEVLDALQEAYGVAIRYRPAAVAGCTVNLNLRSQASLFAKLDALCQATGASYTQADAEITFHSTSCQSI; encoded by the coding sequence ATGACTGACCCCACCCTCCAAGCCCTGCTGCACCGCTACCGCGACGGCACTTGCACCCCCGCCGAAACGCGGGCCGTGGAGGACTGGTACGCGGCTCAGCCCGACGGGCCCGAGCCCTCCTTGGCCGTGGCTGAACGCGAGGCTTTGCGGTGCCGGCTGTGGCAGCGTTTGCGGCCGGCCCCAGTGACCCTTGGGCAGCGCACCGCTGGGGCCCTAGCTGGCGGGCGGTGGTTGGCCGCGGCCGCGGTGGCCGCTGGCCTGGGGGTGGGGAGCGGCCTGCTGGGGCCTCGGCCGGGGCCCCAGCAGGCCCCGGGGGCGTGGGAGGTGCGCTACAACGGCACGGCCCGCACGCAAGCAGTGCAGCTGCCCGACGGCAGCAACGTAACCATCCAGCCCACCAGCCGGCTGCGCTACCGCGCCGGTTTTGCCGGGGGGCAGCGGGCAGTGTACCTGCGCGGGGAGGCTTTTTTTAGGGTAGCGCACGACGTGGCCCATCCGTTCCGGGTGCTCACGGCCGACCTGGAAACCCGCGTGCTGGGCACCAGCTTTACGGTGCGGGCCTACCCGCAGCAGGCCGAAACCGTGGTGCAAGTGCGCACGGGCCGGGTGCAGGTGCAGCCGCTGCGGCCGGTGCCAGCCATTGCCTCGGCCCAGGACGTAGCGCCGGCCCGGGCAGCGGGGGCCCTGGTACTGCTACCCAACCAGCAGGCCGTGTACGCCCCGGCCCGGCAGCGGCTGCGCCGCGAACTGGTGCCCCAGCCCGCCCAGCTGGCCCCGCAACCCTTTGCTTATGACAACCGGCCGGTGGCCGAAGTGCTCGACGCCTTGCAGGAGGCCTACGGCGTGGCCATTCGTTACCGGCCCGCGGCGGTGGCGGGCTGCACCGTAAACCTAAACCTGCGAAGCCAAGCGTCGCTCTTCGCCAAGCTCGACGCGCTGTGCCAAGCCACGGGCGCGTCTTACACCCAGGCCGACGCCGAAATAACGTTTCACTCGACCAGTTGCCAGTCAATTTAA
- a CDS encoding IS630 family transposase gives MWVIPPAQNAAFVCAMERVLDVYQRPYDPAQPVVCLDESPKQLLRESRVPLPLPDGSTRYDCEYHRQGVAQVYMLHEPLAGRRRVQVEDRHDRLTFARAVARLLEEDYAQATRVTLVLDNLSAHQPAAFYEIFDPVRAHALLQRVEFVFTPKHGSWLNMAEIEFAALLTHGLPQRVPDRPTLEAHCYAWQLARNQLGAPTNWQFTTEKARIKLKRLYPTTG, from the coding sequence ATGTGGGTGATTCCACCCGCTCAGAACGCGGCCTTCGTCTGCGCCATGGAACGGGTGCTTGACGTCTACCAACGCCCGTACGACCCAGCCCAGCCAGTCGTGTGCCTGGATGAGTCGCCCAAGCAATTACTACGCGAAAGCCGCGTGCCACTCCCGCTGCCCGATGGCAGCACCCGCTACGACTGCGAGTACCACCGCCAGGGCGTGGCCCAGGTGTATATGCTGCACGAGCCGCTGGCCGGTCGCCGCCGGGTGCAGGTCGAAGACCGCCATGACCGACTCACGTTTGCCCGGGCGGTAGCCCGCCTGCTGGAGGAGGACTACGCCCAAGCGACGCGCGTGACGCTGGTGCTCGACAATTTGTCGGCGCACCAGCCCGCCGCTTTTTACGAGATTTTTGACCCGGTACGGGCGCACGCCCTGTTGCAGCGCGTGGAATTTGTGTTCACCCCCAAGCATGGCTCGTGGCTCAACATGGCTGAAATCGAGTTTGCCGCCCTGCTCACCCACGGCCTGCCGCAGCGCGTGCCCGACCGGCCGACGCTGGAAGCGCACTGCTACGCTTGGCAACTAGCGCGCAACCAACTGGGGGCACCCACCAACTGGCAGTTTACAACCGAGAAGGCCCGCATCAAACTCAAACGGTTGTACCCGACAACCGGCTAG
- a CDS encoding Pycsar system effector family protein yields METLPLPASPPAAPPPASAGAPAAAAAAANLLKTDKPAKADKPALSPLVEAARAAVVPLLETQLAPTLTYHTLRHTTTVAKEARALAAAAGLGPADTEALLVAAWWHDTGYLDVYDGHEYRSMERAAAWLAEQGVPAERIELVQTLIQATHRDEAAETELQQLLVDADMSNLARDDFQASAELLRTEWEVALGKTYTSGEWAELQLTFMQAHHYHSEAGKARYNKDFRANKKEQRDELKKIEKKTKKRAEAKTGTLAQPKRGIETMFRTMYGNHMKLSDMADKKASMMISLNAVLLSVIITYLGAKSSALGPSFTRNPMLAVPMGILLLTSLGSVVTAILSAQPDVTSFKWLKKSPEIATNRRVNLLFFGNFTKLSLDNFQAGMRDLMREKDMLYTNMVTDVYYLGEVLARKYGLLRKSYSIFMVGLILTVLSFGIVLAYKS; encoded by the coding sequence ATGGAAACCCTCCCCCTCCCAGCCTCGCCGCCCGCCGCCCCACCGCCCGCTTCTGCGGGGGCCCCAGCTGCCGCAGCCGCAGCCGCTAATTTGCTCAAAACCGATAAGCCTGCCAAGGCCGACAAGCCCGCGCTTTCGCCCTTGGTAGAAGCCGCACGCGCCGCCGTGGTGCCGCTGCTCGAAACCCAGCTGGCCCCTACCCTCACCTACCACACCCTGCGCCACACCACCACCGTGGCCAAGGAGGCCCGGGCCCTGGCCGCCGCCGCCGGCCTGGGGCCCGCCGATACCGAGGCGCTGCTGGTGGCCGCCTGGTGGCACGACACCGGTTACCTCGACGTGTACGACGGCCACGAGTACCGCTCGATGGAGCGCGCCGCTGCCTGGCTGGCTGAGCAGGGCGTGCCCGCCGAGCGCATCGAATTAGTGCAAACCCTCATCCAGGCCACGCACCGCGACGAGGCAGCCGAAACCGAGCTGCAACAGCTGCTCGTCGACGCCGACATGAGCAACCTGGCCCGCGACGATTTCCAGGCCAGCGCCGAACTGCTGCGCACCGAGTGGGAAGTGGCCTTAGGCAAGACCTACACCAGCGGGGAATGGGCCGAGCTCCAGCTCACCTTCATGCAGGCCCACCACTACCACTCCGAGGCCGGCAAGGCGCGCTACAACAAAGACTTTAGGGCCAACAAGAAGGAGCAGCGCGACGAGCTCAAGAAGATTGAGAAGAAGACCAAGAAGCGCGCCGAGGCCAAAACCGGGACCCTGGCCCAGCCCAAGCGCGGCATCGAAACCATGTTCCGCACCATGTACGGCAACCACATGAAGCTGAGCGACATGGCCGACAAAAAGGCCAGCATGATGATTTCGCTCAACGCCGTGCTGCTCTCGGTTATCATCACCTACCTGGGGGCCAAAAGCTCGGCCCTGGGGCCCTCTTTCACCCGCAACCCCATGCTGGCCGTGCCGATGGGCATTCTGCTGCTCACCTCGTTGGGCTCGGTGGTGACGGCCATCCTCTCGGCGCAGCCCGACGTAACGAGCTTCAAGTGGCTCAAAAAGAGCCCCGAAATTGCCACCAACCGGCGCGTCAACCTGCTGTTTTTTGGCAACTTCACCAAGCTCAGCCTCGACAACTTCCAGGCCGGCATGCGCGACCTGATGCGCGAGAAGGACATGCTCTACACCAACATGGTAACCGACGTGTACTACCTCGGCGAGGTGCTGGCCCGCAAGTACGGCCTGCTGCGCAAAAGCTACTCCATCTTCATGGTGGGCCTGATTTTGACGGTCCTCTCTTTCGGCATCGTGCTGGCCTATAAGTCGTAG